In a genomic window of Niallia taxi:
- a CDS encoding alpha-galactosidase, translated as MGIFFDAKRKIFHLKAKDTSYVMEVVRDGYLVHLYWGRKVQEYHHPNYLQQMDRGFSGNPYQHKEDRTFSLDTLPQEYPQYGNSDFRKPAYQIQLENGSTVTDLRYDSHTIHKGKMPLDGLPVTYVEKEEEAETLEITMIDKLIGLKVILSYTVFNHFNVITRSVKIVNDGNTSLKLLNVQSLCVDFREADFDFLHLHGAHVRERHIERQPLRHGIQSIESARGSSSHQHNPFIALLRKDATEHAGEVYGFNFVYSGNFLAQAEVDQFRNTRVTMGINPFDFSWKLDPGAVFQAPEAVMVYSSAGLGDMSRTFHDLYRTRLVRGEFRDKERPILVNNWEATYFNFTADKILEIADAGKELGIELFVLDDGWFGKRDNDKSSLGDWFVDLRKLPDGLDNLALQVKEKGMQFGVWFEPEMVSVDSDLFREHPDWCLHVPGRESSESRNQLVLDLSREDVRKEIIKRVSDILTNIPISYVKWDMNRNMTEIGSAQLPADRQRETAHRYMLGLYKILEKITGDFPHVLFESCSGGGGRFDAGMLYYMPQTWTSDNTDAVSRLKIQYGTSLVYPVSSIGAHVSAVPNHQVQRIASIEMRGHVAMSGNFGYELDLTKLTADEKTAVKNQVSSYKEIRKLIQFGDFYRLKSPFEGNETAWLFTNKDKTEMIVYYFRVLAEPAAPASVLKLTGVDVQKIYQVNGTDIIYGGDELTYAGMSIPIELQGDFQSYCWHLKAIKE; from the coding sequence ATGGGGATTTTTTTTGATGCGAAGAGGAAAATTTTTCATTTAAAAGCAAAAGATACAAGTTATGTTATGGAAGTGGTCAGAGACGGTTATTTAGTTCATCTTTATTGGGGCAGAAAGGTTCAGGAATACCATCATCCTAACTATTTGCAGCAAATGGACAGAGGATTTTCGGGAAATCCTTATCAGCATAAGGAGGACAGAACTTTTTCACTTGATACATTGCCGCAAGAATATCCGCAATATGGAAACTCTGATTTTAGAAAGCCAGCCTATCAAATTCAGCTGGAGAATGGATCGACAGTGACCGATTTGCGTTACGATTCGCATACTATTCATAAAGGGAAAATGCCGTTAGATGGGCTTCCTGTTACATATGTTGAAAAGGAAGAAGAAGCGGAAACATTGGAAATCACAATGATTGATAAGCTAATCGGGTTAAAGGTCATTTTAAGCTACACGGTGTTCAACCATTTTAATGTGATTACCAGATCAGTGAAAATTGTTAATGATGGCAATACCTCACTCAAGCTCTTAAATGTTCAGAGTCTTTGTGTAGATTTTCGGGAGGCTGACTTTGATTTTCTGCATCTTCATGGAGCACATGTAAGAGAGCGTCATATAGAAAGACAGCCATTGCGACATGGCATCCAATCAATTGAAAGTGCACGTGGTTCGAGCAGTCACCAGCATAACCCGTTCATCGCCTTGCTTAGGAAGGACGCAACAGAACATGCAGGTGAGGTATATGGGTTTAACTTTGTCTACAGCGGCAATTTTCTGGCACAAGCGGAGGTAGATCAATTCAGAAACACAAGGGTCACAATGGGAATTAATCCGTTTGATTTCAGCTGGAAGCTTGATCCGGGAGCAGTTTTTCAAGCACCTGAGGCTGTTATGGTGTATTCATCAGCAGGGCTTGGGGATATGTCGAGGACCTTTCACGACCTGTATCGAACACGTTTAGTAAGAGGAGAGTTTAGGGACAAGGAACGTCCGATATTGGTTAACAACTGGGAGGCCACTTATTTTAATTTCACTGCAGACAAAATCCTTGAAATAGCTGATGCTGGAAAAGAATTAGGTATCGAATTATTCGTTCTTGATGATGGCTGGTTTGGAAAGCGAGATAATGATAAGTCATCCTTGGGTGATTGGTTCGTCGATCTTCGTAAGCTTCCAGACGGACTTGATAACTTGGCCCTTCAAGTAAAAGAGAAAGGTATGCAATTCGGCGTATGGTTCGAACCGGAAATGGTCTCTGTTGACAGTGATTTGTTCCGTGAACATCCAGATTGGTGTCTTCATGTACCAGGACGTGAATCCTCAGAAAGCCGCAATCAATTAGTGTTAGATCTTTCGAGGGAAGATGTTCGCAAAGAAATTATAAAACGAGTTAGCGACATTTTAACAAATATCCCGATTTCCTATGTAAAATGGGATATGAACCGTAATATGACAGAAATTGGATCAGCTCAGCTTCCCGCGGACAGACAGAGAGAAACGGCACATAGATATATGCTTGGTTTATATAAGATACTTGAGAAAATTACTGGAGATTTTCCACATGTCCTTTTTGAAAGCTGCTCAGGCGGTGGTGGAAGGTTTGATGCGGGGATGCTCTATTATATGCCGCAAACATGGACCAGCGATAATACTGATGCAGTCTCAAGACTGAAAATTCAATATGGAACAAGCTTGGTTTATCCGGTTTCTTCTATTGGAGCACATGTCTCTGCCGTTCCAAATCACCAGGTACAGCGAATAGCTTCTATTGAAATGCGCGGACATGTTGCTATGTCCGGCAACTTTGGCTATGAACTAGATTTGACGAAGCTGACAGCAGACGAGAAAACTGCAGTGAAAAACCAAGTGTCAAGCTATAAGGAAATTCGCAAGCTCATACAGTTTGGTGATTTTTACCGCTTGAAAAGTCCATTTGAAGGAAATGAAACAGCATGGCTGTTTACCAATAAAGACAAAACAGAAATGATTGTTTATTATTTTAGGGTGCTCGCAGAACCAGCAGCCCCAGCTTCTGTTCTGAAATTAACAGGGGTTGATGTTCAGAAAATATATCAAGTAAACGGTACAGATATTATCTATGGTGGAGACGAACTCACATATGCTGGAATGAGCATACCAATAGAATTGCAAGGAGACTTTCAAAGCTATTGCTGGCATTTAAAAGCAATTAAAGAATAG
- a CDS encoding GW dipeptide domain-containing protein, whose product MVEQRGTWFKIKDGATYGWIWDQYVSTDLTPEKILYKLRVTKDEAAVHISDSGSSDTYKHLKFNDIVEVVEQKGTWYKIKDGTTYGWIWDQHFVGEREYRLLYFPAFFLPGTIHRMIFGSLYYSDLLNYCLKIYLKRGKRLFISIFFHLLNNLFTFIP is encoded by the coding sequence GTGGTAGAACAAAGAGGTACTTGGTTTAAAATTAAAGATGGCGCCACATATGGATGGATATGGGATCAATATGTATCCACCGATTTAACACCAGAAAAGATTCTTTACAAATTAAGGGTTACTAAAGACGAAGCTGCTGTCCACATAAGTGATAGTGGAAGTTCGGATACTTATAAACATTTAAAATTCAATGACATAGTTGAAGTGGTAGAGCAAAAAGGTACTTGGTATAAAATTAAAGACGGTACTACATATGGATGGATATGGGATCAACATTTTGTAGGGGAGAGGGAATATCGCTTATTGTATTTTCCTGCTTTTTTTCTTCCTGGAACAATTCATCGAATGATATTTGGCTCATTATATTACTCCGATCTTTTAAATTACTGTTTAAAAATATACTTAAAAAGAGGGAAGAGGTTATTTATTTCGATTTTCTTCCATCTTCTCAATAATCTTTTTACCTTCATCCCTTGA
- a CDS encoding tyrosine-type recombinase/integrase, translating to MLFLSKCQGNKEDTVLVLQAALEELKAYLRVRQETFNTKESDIYVFVSKYKGGMVQPLSVRSIQTLVSKYTKEFYAQNEFSTGKGLSPHKMRHSFANDWILQGGDIITLRDQLGHSSIETTSKYTNLSRDEGKKIIEKMEENRNK from the coding sequence ATGTTATTTTTATCGAAATGTCAAGGTAATAAAGAAGATACGGTACTAGTTCTACAAGCTGCACTTGAGGAGTTAAAAGCCTATCTGAGAGTCCGACAAGAAACGTTTAACACAAAGGAATCGGATATCTATGTATTTGTGAGTAAATATAAAGGCGGCATGGTCCAACCTCTCTCCGTTAGGTCAATACAGACTTTAGTTAGTAAATATACCAAAGAATTTTATGCCCAGAATGAATTTAGTACTGGTAAAGGTTTAAGTCCTCATAAAATGAGGCACTCGTTTGCTAATGACTGGATACTTCAAGGTGGAGATATAATCACACTTAGAGATCAGTTAGGGCACAGCAGCATTGAAACAACTTCAAAGTATACAAACCTCTCAAGGGATGAAGGTAAAAAGATTATTGAGAAGATGGAAGAAAATCGAAATAAATAA
- a CDS encoding DUF6531 domain-containing protein — translation MKKAIPANLVDIPDIPTVKAYSYAENDSVNKGRGWLDISWDSVPGATGYKVLILNGVKYEEYSVGNVTKWSTKGQKIWPTDAEIAAGKYALHKDKMGAELTINPYSIYLNSGDYFMFKRYSIRVKAESALGDTIQSDSQYGYIPLPTVKDISVTNEIVDDVNNRGILNIKWDKVTDAGGYIVEINDGSGYQSFDVGNVTSWSTLKDKDGETFSLFPDVDYLPMDPTPYYKDTDSSLLKKGYEVRVRAYTINDNTEPPSERDKIDGPRGLSAASSTITSSFAPNDELAGIEDYYTVGTHTMGNTTASVNVTTGNVNLSFNDHSLYARGVLDFDFSRYYNSKSSQTSALGKGWTFDGNEYFVKKSTGSSDFITLMKMVLDMSLFIILVLVYILRLKVSIYN, via the coding sequence GTGAAAAAGGCAATTCCAGCTAATTTGGTAGATATACCTGATATTCCGACAGTAAAAGCCTATTCTTATGCTGAAAATGATTCTGTGAATAAAGGAAGAGGATGGCTTGATATCTCATGGGATTCGGTTCCTGGTGCTACAGGATATAAAGTTCTAATCCTCAATGGTGTTAAATACGAAGAGTATTCGGTTGGGAATGTAACAAAATGGTCAACCAAAGGACAAAAAATATGGCCAACTGACGCAGAAATTGCTGCAGGAAAATATGCTCTTCATAAAGATAAAATGGGTGCAGAACTTACTATTAATCCGTACTCTATTTATCTAAATTCAGGCGATTATTTCATGTTCAAACGCTATTCTATTAGAGTTAAAGCAGAATCGGCTTTAGGAGATACTATTCAATCTGATTCTCAGTACGGATATATACCTTTACCTACAGTAAAAGATATCTCCGTAACAAATGAAATTGTGGATGATGTAAATAATCGTGGAATTCTTAATATTAAATGGGATAAGGTAACCGATGCTGGGGGCTACATCGTAGAAATCAATGATGGAAGTGGCTATCAAAGTTTTGATGTTGGGAATGTCACGTCTTGGTCTACTTTGAAAGATAAAGATGGAGAAACTTTTAGTTTATTCCCTGATGTAGACTATCTTCCAATGGATCCTACCCCGTACTATAAGGATACTGACTCATCTTTACTTAAAAAGGGTTATGAAGTAAGAGTAAGAGCTTATACAATAAACGATAATACAGAACCACCAAGTGAAAGGGATAAAATTGATGGACCAAGAGGTTTAAGCGCAGCATCTTCAACAATCACTAGCTCTTTTGCTCCAAATGATGAATTAGCTGGGATAGAAGATTACTATACTGTTGGAACTCACACAATGGGTAACACTACAGCATCAGTTAACGTAACAACAGGGAACGTTAACCTAAGCTTTAACGACCATTCTTTATATGCACGAGGAGTATTAGATTTTGATTTTAGTAGATATTATAACTCCAAATCAAGCCAAACTTCTGCATTAGGTAAAGGGTGGACATTTGATGGAAACGAATATTTTGTAAAGAAATCAACTGGTTCTTCAGATTTTATTACTTTGATGAAGATGGTACTCGACATGAGTTTGTTTATAATTCTAGTACTGGTGTATATACTTCGCCTAAAGGTAAGTATCTACAATTAA
- a CDS encoding sensor domain-containing phosphodiesterase, translating to MDNPVSENSLFDTYKSLFNYNSEACFALNMRGEFLLVNPAAEILTGYSDKEFFHLSYEDLIEKQDREATIKKLEGLLNGDKDSVEVSIRNKQGEKIDLSIVAVPIFRAKRPMGIVGVAKDVTQQNYMEFLVKEQNKILKMIVDGTNYTTILDEIVSIVEKVAKDSRCSVMIADKEQNKLYTASSPKLPSEFAAFIDGISIGPNSGSCGTAAYFKQRIIVSDIAVDPLWEDFRDEALSHGLQACWSTPVFDSFNNVIGCFAIYHSKPNTPNPKYIKLIEEATYLTSLVIQRSMAEDKIQHLAYHDELTGLPNRRFFEEKLKVAIADFQPANNNQHLALLFMDLDRFKFINDTLGHHVGDILLKQFSERLNKCIQKKETVSRQGGDEFTVLLRNVTEEEVRKKAKKIIQILSSPFLIDGHEIFITPSIGIAMYPKDSENNVTLIRNADIAMYEAKKEGRNNYQFYNEKFDFQSSDLFLLETELRKADISKHFKLHFQPIVDLKTNTATSAEALIRWQHPELGLISPEKFIKIAEDTGLIIPIGEWVLRKVCQELKARKERGLSPMNFSVNLSLRQFFDSSFVSTVASILTEEGINPSYITLEITESMTMDVEKATQILYQLKDLGVEISIDDFGTGYSSLQYLQKFPIDYLKIDKSFIQNIGENMDDCSIASTIIVMAHNLGLKVIAEGVETEEQVNILKEMNCEKAQGYYYSKPLPLNELHLIESDLGSWL from the coding sequence ATGGATAATCCAGTAAGTGAAAATTCGTTATTTGATACTTATAAATCACTATTTAACTATAATAGTGAAGCTTGTTTTGCTTTAAACATGCGCGGTGAGTTCCTATTGGTTAATCCGGCTGCGGAAATCCTGACAGGTTACTCTGATAAAGAGTTTTTTCATTTGTCGTATGAGGATTTAATTGAGAAACAGGATAGGGAAGCAACAATAAAAAAACTGGAAGGCTTGCTAAATGGCGATAAGGATAGTGTTGAGGTATCTATTCGTAATAAACAAGGAGAAAAGATTGATTTATCAATAGTTGCTGTGCCAATTTTTAGAGCTAAAAGGCCAATGGGGATTGTAGGTGTTGCCAAAGATGTCACACAGCAAAATTATATGGAGTTTCTTGTAAAGGAACAAAATAAAATCCTCAAAATGATAGTGGATGGCACAAATTATACAACCATTTTAGATGAGATTGTTTCGATAGTGGAAAAAGTTGCGAAGGATAGTCGCTGTTCAGTCATGATTGCTGACAAAGAACAAAACAAATTATATACGGCTTCATCGCCAAAGCTGCCAAGTGAATTTGCTGCCTTCATCGATGGTATTTCCATTGGCCCAAACAGCGGGTCCTGCGGTACAGCAGCTTATTTTAAGCAGCGGATTATTGTTTCAGATATTGCTGTTGATCCATTATGGGAGGATTTCCGCGATGAAGCGTTATCACATGGACTGCAGGCTTGTTGGTCAACACCGGTATTTGATAGCTTTAATAATGTTATTGGCTGCTTTGCGATTTATCATTCAAAACCAAATACTCCAAACCCTAAATATATAAAGCTTATTGAAGAAGCTACATATCTGACGAGTTTAGTCATTCAAAGAAGTATGGCAGAAGATAAGATCCAGCATCTGGCTTACCATGATGAGCTGACAGGGCTGCCTAACAGACGCTTCTTTGAGGAAAAGCTGAAAGTCGCGATTGCTGATTTTCAGCCTGCTAATAATAATCAACATTTAGCACTGCTATTTATGGATCTGGATCGCTTTAAATTTATTAATGATACACTTGGTCATCATGTGGGAGATATTCTTTTAAAGCAGTTTTCAGAGCGGTTAAATAAATGCATTCAAAAAAAGGAGACAGTTTCAAGACAAGGCGGGGACGAATTTACGGTACTGCTTAGAAATGTTACGGAAGAGGAAGTAAGAAAAAAAGCAAAAAAAATCATCCAAATCCTCTCCTCTCCATTTCTTATTGATGGACATGAAATTTTTATTACACCAAGTATCGGGATTGCTATGTATCCAAAGGATAGTGAAAATAATGTGACATTGATTCGAAATGCAGATATCGCTATGTATGAAGCAAAAAAAGAAGGAAGAAATAATTATCAATTTTACAATGAGAAGTTCGACTTTCAGTCATCTGACCTGTTTCTTTTAGAAACGGAGTTAAGAAAGGCTGATATTTCTAAGCATTTTAAACTACATTTTCAACCAATAGTAGATTTAAAGACGAATACTGCTACAAGTGCTGAGGCTTTAATTAGGTGGCAGCATCCAGAGCTGGGTCTTATTTCACCTGAAAAGTTCATAAAAATTGCGGAAGATACTGGTTTAATCATTCCGATTGGTGAATGGGTGCTAAGGAAGGTTTGCCAGGAACTGAAAGCAAGAAAAGAAAGGGGCCTTTCCCCAATGAACTTTTCTGTCAATCTATCTTTACGGCAATTTTTTGACAGTAGCTTTGTTTCTACAGTGGCAAGCATTTTAACTGAGGAAGGTATAAATCCTTCCTACATTACGCTGGAAATTACGGAAAGCATGACAATGGATGTTGAAAAAGCCACTCAAATTCTTTATCAACTGAAGGATTTAGGAGTAGAAATTTCTATCGATGATTTTGGAACTGGTTACAGCTCTTTGCAGTATCTGCAAAAGTTTCCGATTGATTATCTGAAAATAGACAAATCCTTTATTCAAAACATCGGGGAAAATATGGACGATTGCAGTATTGCCTCCACAATTATCGTAATGGCTCATAATCTAGGTCTGAAGGTTATTGCCGAAGGAGTTGAGACAGAGGAGCAAGTGAATATATTAAAAGAAATGAATTGTGAAAAAGCACAAGGCTACTACTACAGCAAGCCCTTGCCACTTAATGAGCTTCATTTAATAGAATCTGACTTGGGCAGTTGGTTATAG
- the rpmG gene encoding 50S ribosomal protein L33 → MRVKITLACTETGDRNYITTKNKRNNPDRLEFMKYCPRLQKRTLHRETK, encoded by the coding sequence ATGAGAGTAAAAATTACTTTAGCATGTACAGAAACTGGGGACAGGAATTATATTACAACCAAAAACAAGCGGAATAATCCAGATCGTTTAGAGTTTATGAAATATTGCCCTCGGTTACAAAAAAGGACACTGCATAGAGAAACAAAGTAA
- the rpsN gene encoding 30S ribosomal protein S14, protein MAKKSKVVKEKKRQVMVEKYAALRMELKEKGDYEALRKLPRDSSPTRLKNRCEVTGRPRGYLRKFKMSRIAFREYAHKGQIPGVKKASW, encoded by the coding sequence ATGGCAAAAAAGTCTAAAGTAGTAAAAGAAAAAAAACGCCAAGTTATGGTAGAAAAATATGCGGCATTAAGAATGGAGTTGAAAGAAAAAGGGGATTATGAGGCACTTAGAAAACTCCCAAGAGATTCTTCGCCAACACGATTAAAAAACAGATGTGAAGTGACAGGAAGACCAAGAGGTTACTTGAGAAAATTCAAAATGTCGCGGATTGCTTTTAGAGAATATGCACATAAAGGACAAATTCCTGGTGTGAAAAAGGCTAGCTGGTAA
- a CDS encoding GTP-binding protein: protein MKKIPVTVLSGYLGSGKTTLLNHVLNNREGLKVAVIVNDMSEVNIDSEIIQTQGGFSRTEEKLVEMSNGCICCTLREDLLEEVERLAKEGDIDYILIESSGISEPIPVAQTFSYIDEELGIDLTKFCELDTMVTVVDANRFWHDYESGDSLLDRKEAVGEDDERNIADLLIDQIEFCDILLLNKCDLVSEEAIESLEKVLRSLQPEAKIIRTVNSSIDIKEILHTNLFDFEKASLSAGWLKELNAGPAQHTPETEEYGVSSFVYYSRRPFHSERFNAWCGQMPMQIVRAKGIAWCASRNNIAILLSQAGPSVKVEPISYWVASLSKDRQEEIMQTNPQLIDSWDKDHGDRHTKLVFIGMDLDVDLIRKELDECLLTEDEYADDWSALGDPFYWEIA from the coding sequence ATGAAAAAAATACCTGTAACAGTGCTAAGTGGCTATTTAGGTTCAGGGAAAACTACCTTGCTTAATCATGTGTTAAATAATCGAGAAGGGCTGAAGGTAGCAGTTATTGTTAACGATATGAGTGAGGTTAACATTGACAGTGAAATCATCCAGACACAAGGTGGCTTTTCCAGAACAGAGGAAAAGCTAGTTGAAATGTCTAATGGTTGCATTTGCTGCACATTACGAGAAGACTTGCTAGAAGAGGTAGAAAGGCTTGCTAAGGAAGGAGATATTGATTATATCCTGATAGAATCTTCAGGAATCAGTGAACCAATTCCTGTTGCTCAAACCTTTTCCTATATTGACGAGGAGCTGGGGATTGATCTTACGAAATTTTGCGAATTAGATACAATGGTAACAGTTGTGGATGCTAATCGGTTTTGGCATGATTATGAATCTGGAGATTCCTTACTAGACCGAAAAGAAGCAGTTGGCGAGGATGATGAGCGTAATATTGCAGATCTTTTGATAGACCAAATTGAGTTTTGCGATATTCTGTTATTGAATAAATGTGATTTAGTATCAGAGGAAGCAATTGAAAGTTTAGAAAAGGTGTTAAGAAGCCTACAGCCTGAGGCAAAAATTATTCGCACTGTAAATAGTTCAATAGATATTAAAGAAATTTTACATACCAATTTATTTGATTTTGAGAAAGCGAGTCTTTCTGCTGGGTGGCTGAAGGAGTTAAACGCAGGACCTGCACAACATACGCCAGAAACAGAGGAATATGGAGTGAGCTCCTTCGTTTATTATAGCAGACGGCCATTTCATTCAGAACGATTTAATGCGTGGTGCGGACAAATGCCCATGCAAATAGTCCGTGCAAAGGGGATTGCATGGTGTGCATCTCGTAATAATATAGCTATCCTTCTTTCACAAGCTGGTCCTTCTGTGAAAGTCGAGCCTATTTCCTATTGGGTTGCTTCCCTCTCTAAAGACAGGCAAGAGGAGATAATGCAAACAAACCCCCAATTGATTGATAGCTGGGACAAAGACCATGGAGATCGTCACACAAAATTAGTGTTTATTGGAATGGATTTAGATGTCGATTTAATCAGAAAAGAATTAGATGAGTGCCTATTAACAGAGGACGAATATGCTGATGACTGGTCTGCACTAGGTGACCCATTCTACTGGGAAATTGCATAA
- a CDS encoding LTA synthase family protein gives MYKDTNKQYLYFFFAAVFLLWIKTYVVQLTQFDLGLGNSLQKFLLFLNPLGSSLLFLGLALTFKGRKKYVMLIVIDFVLSFLLYANALYYRFFNDFITLPTLTQTQNFGDVSGSIYSLLKPLDFLFFIDSVLLVLLLVFKRVKVNVKPIGFKQGLSIFGIALGISGMNLALAEVDRPELLTRGFDRNYIVKYLGMYNYTIYDAVQSTKASAQRVLADTDDMAEVINYTQSNYAEPNAKYFGVGEGMNVIYVHMESIQNFIINYELNGEEATPFLNSLTKEENTLYFDNFFHQTAQGKTADAEFMIENSLYGLPQGSAFTTKGLNTYQAAPGVLGQLGYTSAVFHGNTGSFWNRDEIYKSFGYNSFYDSNSYDMNPEQLADYGLMDKPFFEQSMPYLSSMSQPFYTKFITVTNHYPFTMKQEEATIAPNNTGNKVVDNYFQTARYADEAMEQFFADLKEKGLYDNSIIIMYGDHYGISENHNAAMEKVIGKEVNSFESAGLQRTPLLIRVPGMEGGTMHQYAGQIDLLPTLLHLLGVNTKDYIHFGTDILSDEHDEVIPFRNGEFVSPEFTLTDGIYYDSKSGELIDDEELLEKAKDYQASVEETLRLSDKVVNGDLLRFYTPKSFTPVDRSDYNYSSIQK, from the coding sequence ATGTACAAAGACACAAATAAACAATATTTATACTTCTTTTTTGCTGCAGTGTTTCTGCTATGGATTAAAACATATGTGGTACAGCTGACGCAATTTGATTTAGGATTAGGTAATTCACTTCAGAAATTTTTGCTTTTCTTAAATCCGCTTGGTTCATCCCTTTTATTTCTGGGGTTAGCCCTTACATTCAAAGGCAGAAAAAAATATGTTATGCTAATTGTTATTGATTTTGTCCTTTCATTCCTGCTTTATGCGAATGCACTTTACTATCGCTTTTTTAATGATTTTATTACATTGCCGACACTTACTCAAACGCAAAACTTTGGAGATGTCAGCGGCAGTATATATTCATTATTAAAGCCATTAGACTTTTTGTTTTTTATTGACAGTGTGCTGCTAGTTTTATTGCTTGTTTTTAAAAGGGTGAAAGTCAATGTTAAGCCCATCGGCTTTAAACAAGGTCTAAGTATTTTCGGCATTGCCTTAGGAATTTCAGGCATGAATTTAGCATTAGCTGAAGTAGACCGTCCTGAGTTATTGACAAGGGGATTTGATCGAAATTATATTGTTAAATATTTAGGGATGTATAATTATACCATATATGATGCAGTGCAAAGCACAAAGGCTTCAGCTCAGCGTGTTCTTGCAGATACAGATGATATGGCGGAAGTTATTAATTATACTCAATCAAATTATGCAGAACCAAATGCTAAGTATTTTGGTGTCGGAGAGGGCATGAATGTTATTTATGTCCATATGGAATCAATTCAAAATTTCATTATTAATTATGAATTAAACGGGGAAGAAGCAACTCCATTTCTTAATTCTTTGACAAAGGAAGAAAACACATTGTACTTCGATAATTTCTTCCACCAAACAGCCCAAGGAAAGACAGCAGATGCTGAATTTATGATTGAGAATTCCTTATACGGTCTTCCACAAGGCTCTGCTTTTACTACAAAAGGCTTGAACACATACCAGGCAGCTCCTGGAGTATTAGGTCAGCTTGGTTATACGTCGGCTGTATTCCACGGAAATACTGGTAGCTTTTGGAATCGAGATGAAATTTATAAATCGTTTGGATATAACAGCTTTTATGATTCAAATTCATATGACATGAATCCTGAACAGTTGGCAGACTATGGTTTAATGGACAAACCGTTCTTCGAGCAATCCATGCCGTACTTGAGTTCGATGAGTCAGCCTTTCTATACGAAATTCATTACAGTGACAAATCATTATCCTTTTACAATGAAACAAGAGGAAGCAACAATCGCACCAAACAATACTGGCAATAAGGTTGTAGATAACTACTTTCAAACAGCACGTTATGCGGATGAAGCGATGGAGCAATTCTTCGCAGACCTGAAAGAAAAAGGCCTATACGACAATTCCATTATTATTATGTATGGTGACCATTATGGTATTTCTGAAAATCATAATGCAGCAATGGAAAAGGTTATCGGTAAAGAAGTAAATTCCTTTGAAAGTGCCGGACTGCAACGTACTCCACTTCTGATTCGGGTTCCAGGAATGGAAGGCGGAACAATGCATCAATATGCTGGTCAAATTGATCTTCTGCCAACATTGTTACATTTGTTAGGTGTTAATACGAAGGATTACATCCATTTTGGGACAGATATTCTCTCGGATGAGCATGATGAAGTAATCCCATTCCGGAACGGAGAATTTGTCAGTCCTGAATTTACATTAACAGATGGTATATACTATGATTCCAAATCAGGTGAGTTAATTGATGATGAGGAATTACTTGAAAAAGCGAAGGATTATCAAGCGAGCGTGGAGGAAACATTAAGACTTTCCGATAAGGTAGTTAATGGTGATTTACTACGCTTTTACACACCGAAGAGCTTTACTCCGGTAGATCGTTCTGACTACAATTACAGTAGTATCCAAAAATAA